GATGTGGTCGTTTCGGATGCCATAATCAGTAAAGAAAGTGTCAAGAATGGCTAATACTAATAGAAACGTAGCCGCTTTGAATAGTGTTTTATTAGAATTAAATACAAGTTTAGTATGCATAGATTTGTGCCTCTTTCCATTGTCAATAGATATATTTCAACTATGTTATTATGTTGAAATAAGTAATAAATTATACGTTGTCGGTGAGGGGTTTATTCAAGGACAGCAAAAAGATAAAAGGAGTGGGGAATAGTTGGATAGAAATAATTCTTTCGTTTCTTCCTGGAGTGGTGGAAAAGATTCTGCGATGGCTTATTATCGTGCATTAAAAATGGGGATGGTACCCAAAAAGTTGTTGACGATGTTTGAAGAAGATGGAGAGGTTTCAAAATCGCATGCACTTCCATTAGAGGTTGTGAAAGCACAAGCGGAGCGTCTTGGTGTGCCATTATTAATAAAAGAGGCAAGTTGGAATACATATGAGAGTCGATTTATAGAAGCAATGAACGAATGTCGAGCAAAAGGAATTTCGCATGGGGTATTTGGGGATATTGATATAGAGGATCATTTGGAATGGGTCAAGACCACTTGCGCAAAATCGGATATTGTCTCAGTTCATCCTCTGTGGCAGAAGCCTCGACGTGCAATTGTAGAAGAGTTATTGGATGTTGGATTTGAAGCATGGATAGTTGTCGTGAATACGAAGATGATGCCTGCAAAGTACGTGGGTGCACGTTTTACAAGAGAGTTGATAGAGGAGCTTGAAGCGGCAGGAATTGATTCATGTGGGGAAAGTGGGGAGTTTCATACGGTCGTTGTGGATGGTCCTATTTTTACAGAGAGAGTTCCAGTTGAAATTGGAAATACAGTCTTAAGAGGTGATTATATTTTTGCTCCGGTTTTATTGAAAGAGAGTAATTAAATTCTTTCCAACTTTTTCGATTAATTATTCCTCCAAAAGGGCATCGTATAGGAGAAAATACATAATTTTTTGTGTACTGGAGGATGGCAAATGAAGAGGATGAACAGAGGTGTTGTAACCGCCTTATCTGCAATCGGGATCGCTCAAGGCTTAAAAATACTAACGCATAAAAAGTTAACCGGGAAATGGGATGTAAAACAAGCACTCTCTACAGGTGGGATGCCTAGCTCGCATTCAGCAGGAGTTGCGGCACTTGCCTCTTATGTAGCTGCAAATAGAGGAGCAGGCCACACAGAAACGGCACTTGCGGTTGTATTCGGTGCAATCGTAATGTACGATGCGCAAGGGATTAGAAGGCATACAGGTGAAATTGCTCATCTTGTAAATGATATAGAAGACAAGATAACTAAATTGTCCGGAAAATTTCCAAGTTTTGAATACGTTAAGCGTGAAGAGGAATTGGATGAACTACTTGGCCATCAACCGGTCGAAGTAGGAGCAGGTGCCCTTCTAGGTATAGCGATTGGGGTAGTCTCTGCTAAAATAGAAAATGACGAAAGAAAAGCAAAAAAAAGAGCTCAACCCTCCTAAGTCACCTGGCTAGTGAGGTTTTTTATTACAAATATATTACGGGTGCCAGGCACCCGTAATATATTTGTAATAATTAAAAGATGGATATAAATACGGTATAATGGGTATATAGATTTAACTTATTAAAATTTGAGGGGTGTTTGAGATGAAGGGGTATGAAGAAGTTACATCTGTTAATCAATGGAAAGATATTTTGGAAGAGTCGAAGAAACAGCAAGTTTTGTTGTTAAAGCATAGTACGACTTGTCCGGTGAGTGCGCATGCATATAGGGAGTTCACTTCTTTTGATTCACCTATCAAAACTTATTTAGTGAAAGTTATAGAAAGCCGAGCTGTGTCCAATGAAATTGGAAATGATTTAGCTATACGACATGAATCACCTCAAGTATTTTTAATAACAAATGGGAACGCAATTTGGAGTGCCTCTCATTGGAAAATTACTAAGAAAGAGATGGAGAAAGCAGTGGAATCTATCTAAGGAGAAGTGTAGAAAAATGGATGGGATACTTAAAGTGGGGCATTATTTAGTCGAACATGCAGAGAAGATTGTCCAGGAAATGATGGATTTGGCACTTGTTCATGTCAATTATCAAGTCACGGATAAAATGCTTGAACAATCTCTGAAAAATAATGTAGAATTTTTGGAGCTTCTCGCAAATTCTTTCAATGAAACAAATGATACAGCTGCAGAGGAATTAATTAAATGGAGTAAAAAAAACGGGGAACAGCAAGCAGCTGTTTTTACACAGTTTTCTAAAATAATTCAACCTTATGCAAAGAATCGTTTAATGTATTTGGAATATATAACGAACATATCTATCCAACTTGGACTCTCGACTGAAGAGGTAGCTAAAATAAATAATCGAATTTGTTATTTAATGGATATAAGTCTGACGGAAACGATGATTGCTTACGAGACTTATAGAGATGAGTTAATGATTGAAAGGCAGAAAGAAATTAACAAATTATCTGCGCCTATTGTTCCCATACAAAAGGGAATTGCAATACTACCATTAGTTGGGGATATAAATTATGAACGTGTACAGCATTTATTGGATTATGTCATCCCCACAATACCAGATATGGAAATTGATCATTTAATAATAGACTTTTCTGGAATACTTATGATTGATACAGAAATTGCGCAACATATTTTTGCAATTCATAATGTACTTGAATTACTTGGAATTCATGTGATGTTTACTGGTATTCGTCCAAATCTTTCGATGGTCATTGTTCGGGCGGGCATAGATTTTACTTCATTTCATACATTT
The nucleotide sequence above comes from Psychrobacillus glaciei. Encoded proteins:
- the ytxJ gene encoding bacillithiol system redox-active protein YtxJ, which translates into the protein MKGYEEVTSVNQWKDILEESKKQQVLLLKHSTTCPVSAHAYREFTSFDSPIKTYLVKVIESRAVSNEIGNDLAIRHESPQVFLITNGNAIWSASHWKITKKEMEKAVESI
- a CDS encoding Dph6-related ATP pyrophosphatase; this encodes MDRNNSFVSSWSGGKDSAMAYYRALKMGMVPKKLLTMFEEDGEVSKSHALPLEVVKAQAERLGVPLLIKEASWNTYESRFIEAMNECRAKGISHGVFGDIDIEDHLEWVKTTCAKSDIVSVHPLWQKPRRAIVEELLDVGFEAWIVVVNTKMMPAKYVGARFTRELIEELEAAGIDSCGESGEFHTVVVDGPIFTERVPVEIGNTVLRGDYIFAPVLLKESN
- a CDS encoding divergent PAP2 family protein, producing MKRMNRGVVTALSAIGIAQGLKILTHKKLTGKWDVKQALSTGGMPSSHSAGVAALASYVAANRGAGHTETALAVVFGAIVMYDAQGIRRHTGEIAHLVNDIEDKITKLSGKFPSFEYVKREEELDELLGHQPVEVGAGALLGIAIGVVSAKIENDERKAKKRAQPS
- a CDS encoding STAS domain-containing protein, coding for MDGILKVGHYLVEHAEKIVQEMMDLALVHVNYQVTDKMLEQSLKNNVEFLELLANSFNETNDTAAEELIKWSKKNGEQQAAVFTQFSKIIQPYAKNRLMYLEYITNISIQLGLSTEEVAKINNRICYLMDISLTETMIAYETYRDELMIERQKEINKLSAPIVPIQKGIAILPLVGDINYERVQHLLDYVIPTIPDMEIDHLIIDFSGILMIDTEIAQHIFAIHNVLELLGIHVMFTGIRPNLSMVIVRAGIDFTSFHTFGSVKYAIDSIEKNLIGR